From the genome of Argentina anserina chromosome 4, drPotAnse1.1, whole genome shotgun sequence, one region includes:
- the LOC126791164 gene encoding uncharacterized protein LOC126791164: protein MSGIKRLHWMFVGAGGALGHPLPDSPTLDTSEQDGTWGTVKGSCTVVRDIADLCYHSYPLYLKELRESPASEEVRTLRLIHIPACILVASWCFGANGGDSSLHCNCCCEKSIYVV, encoded by the exons ATGTCAGGGATAAAGAGGCTCCATTGGATGTTTGTCGGCGCCGGAGGAGCTCTGGGTCACCCACTGCCCGATTCGCCTACTCTCGATACCTCAGAACAG GATGGAACTTGGGGAACTGTTAAAGGAAGTTGCACTGTAGTTAGAGACATTGCAGACTTGTGTTACCATTCGTATCCACTCTACTTGAAGGAGTTGCGCGAATCCCCTGCTTCAGAAGAAGTTCGTACTTTAAG GTTGATTCATATACCAGCATGTATACTAGTTGCCAGTTGGTGTTTTGGGGCTAATGGTGGCGATTCCTCTTTACACTGTAATTGTTGTTGTGAAAAGTCCATATATGTTGTTTAA